In Thermostichus vulcanus str. 'Rupite', a genomic segment contains:
- a CDS encoding ABC1 kinase family protein: MGATPSTSIATQHSFVSAATGSGASSTPPGSRSQPVVSEPALRYDPEQLAKQYRGRWDLVLRRLFQLVSPFLGLLAWVFWDRWRGVELKNRPQHAARLREILTELGPTAIKIGQALSTRPDLVSPLFLEELAKLQDELPPFDNKIAFDLIESEVGQPLDKIYREITPNPIAAASLGQVYQAYLHTGEKVAVKVQRPDLIGRISLDMYIIRGLAIWAKQTFRRIRSDLVGIVEEFATRLYEEMDYTQEGRNAERFLQLYRHPSIYAPKIYWEYTRTKVLTMEWIDGTKLTQLDKITAAGLDGRHLIEIGVNCSLKQLLENGFFHADPHPGNLLAMADGRLAYIDFGMMSTIQPHQRYGLIKAIVHLVNRDFAALAQDYVDLEFLSPDTDLTPIIPALEAVFAEAMGSSVAQMNFKSITDKLSGVMYDFPFRVPAYYALIIRSLLTLEGIAIGLDPNFKVLSVAYPYVAQRLLSDPAPELRVSLRELLFNQGQFRWNRLENLLRNASNSEEFDLQGSLEKALDFIFSERGAFLRDRLVDVIFSSPGSQTGSMAQPTSDTMEHLQRLWELLSRNPAFQPMQLVPVVAKVATKPEAQQLGRQLASRWLQRSAARLIRDLLLPDADPSDSTHTLNGHNGIPGNPQRTATSRLPLSA, from the coding sequence ATGGGCGCAACACCGTCAACATCAATTGCGACACAACACAGCTTTGTCTCTGCAGCGACAGGTTCTGGGGCTTCATCCACCCCGCCGGGATCCCGCAGCCAGCCTGTAGTTTCGGAGCCAGCCCTGCGTTACGACCCGGAGCAACTGGCCAAACAGTATCGGGGCCGCTGGGATCTGGTGCTACGACGCTTGTTTCAGTTGGTCAGCCCCTTTTTAGGCCTGCTGGCTTGGGTGTTCTGGGATCGCTGGCGAGGGGTAGAACTCAAGAATCGTCCCCAACATGCGGCCCGACTGCGGGAAATTCTCACGGAATTGGGGCCAACGGCGATCAAAATTGGCCAAGCCCTCTCCACCCGTCCTGATTTGGTTTCGCCTTTGTTTTTGGAGGAACTGGCCAAACTCCAGGATGAATTGCCCCCCTTTGACAACAAGATTGCCTTTGACTTAATCGAGTCGGAAGTTGGTCAACCTCTAGACAAAATCTACCGCGAGATCACCCCCAACCCAATTGCTGCCGCCAGCTTGGGGCAGGTTTACCAAGCCTATTTGCACACGGGAGAGAAAGTTGCAGTAAAGGTACAACGCCCGGATTTGATCGGGCGCATCTCCCTGGACATGTACATCATTCGCGGGCTGGCCATCTGGGCCAAGCAAACCTTCCGCCGCATCCGTAGCGATTTGGTCGGCATTGTGGAGGAGTTTGCTACACGGCTGTACGAAGAGATGGACTATACCCAAGAGGGACGCAATGCCGAGCGCTTTCTCCAGCTTTATCGCCATCCTTCTATCTACGCCCCGAAAATCTACTGGGAGTACACCCGTACCAAGGTGCTGACAATGGAGTGGATCGATGGCACCAAGCTGACTCAATTGGACAAGATCACTGCCGCTGGCTTGGATGGACGACACCTGATCGAGATTGGGGTGAATTGCTCCCTCAAACAGCTGCTGGAAAACGGCTTTTTCCACGCCGATCCCCACCCCGGCAACCTCTTGGCGATGGCGGATGGGCGGCTGGCCTATATCGATTTCGGCATGATGAGCACCATTCAACCTCATCAGCGCTACGGCCTGATCAAGGCCATCGTGCATTTGGTGAACCGGGATTTTGCTGCCCTGGCTCAAGACTACGTGGATTTGGAATTCCTCAGCCCAGATACCGATCTAACCCCAATCATTCCCGCTCTAGAGGCTGTCTTTGCCGAAGCGATGGGTAGCTCTGTGGCCCAAATGAACTTCAAAAGCATAACGGATAAGCTCTCCGGGGTGATGTATGACTTTCCCTTCCGGGTGCCCGCCTACTACGCCCTGATCATCCGCTCTTTGCTGACGCTGGAGGGGATCGCCATCGGTCTAGATCCCAACTTTAAGGTGTTGAGTGTGGCCTATCCCTATGTGGCCCAGCGTCTGCTCAGCGACCCAGCCCCAGAGCTGCGCGTTTCCCTACGGGAGTTGCTGTTTAACCAAGGACAATTTCGCTGGAACCGCCTGGAAAACCTGCTGCGCAATGCCAGCAACAGCGAAGAGTTCGACCTACAGGGATCCCTGGAAAAGGCGCTGGATTTCATCTTTTCCGAACGGGGTGCTTTCCTGCGGGATCGCCTGGTGGATGTCATTTTCTCCAGTCCAGGATCTCAGACGGGATCCATGGCCCAGCCCACCTCAGATACGATGGAGCATTTGCAACGGCTGTGGGAGCTGTTGAGTAGAAACCCCGCTTTCCAACCAATGCAGCTTGTCCCGGTCGTGGCGAAGGTGGCCACCAAACCGGAAGCGCAGCAACTGGGCCGTCAATTGGCCTCCCGCTGGTTGCAACGTTCTGCAGCGCGTCTGATCCGGGATTTGCTTCTGCCAGATGCGGATCCCAGCGACTCCACCCATACCCTGAATGGACACAATGGGATCCCTGGCAACCCCCAACGGACTGCTACCTCGAGGCTGCCCCTCAGCGCTTAA